The Halostagnicola larsenii XH-48 region GCGTCCGGAACGCTACTGTCGACGTTGTAGACGGTGAGCGCTTCGCCGCCGATGGTCTCACGGGCGTTGAACATCCCGGCGATGTTGACACCGTGTTTGCCCATAATCGAGCCGATGAGGCCGATGACGCCCGGTTCGTCGGTGTTTCGCGTGATGACCATCCGGCCGTGGGGAATCGCATCCACGCGGTAGCCGTCGATGCGGACGATGCGCGGGTCGTTCCCGGCGAAGAGCGTTCCGTCGACCGAAAGCTCCGAGTCGCCGTTAGTGACGGTGACCGAGACCAGGCTCTGGAAGTCGGCGGCCTGGTGGGTCTTCGATTCGGTGACGTCGACGCCGCGATCCTCCGCGATCTGTGGCGCGTTGACGGCGTTGACCTGCCACTCGAGCGGTTCGAAGACGCCTTTGAGCGCGCTCGCGGTGACGAACTCGATGTCCTCGTCTGCGATGTCGCCCTCGTAGGCGACCTCGACGCTCTCGATGCGGCCGTCGAGCAACTGGGCGGCGACCTTGCCCGCGGTCTCGGCGAGGTCGATGTACGGCTCGACGCGCGGGAACGCGCTCTCGTCGATCGAGGGTGCGTTGAGCGCGTTCGCGACCGGTTCGGCTTCGATGGCGGCGACGACCTGCTCTGCGGTCTGGGTCGCGACGTTCTCCTGGGCGGCCTCCGTCGACGCGCCGAGGTGTGGCGTCACGATCACGTCGTCGACGAAAAGCAGCGGCGAGTCCTCGGGAAGCGGCTCCTCGGCGAAGACGTCGAGTGCGGCCCCCTCGAGGGTGCCGTCTTCGACTTTCGCCGCGAGCGCGTCCTCGTCGACGACGCCGCCGCGGGCGCAGTTGATCAGGTAGCCGCCCTCGAGCAGTTCGAGTTCCTCGTCGCTGATGAGCCCCTCCGTTTCGGGGGTCAGCGGCGTGTGGACGGTCACGAAGTCCGCTTTCTCGAGACAGTCTTCGAACTCGACGAGCTCAGCGCCGATGCGATCCGCGCGGTCCTCGGAGATGTACGGGTCGTAGGCGACGATGTCCATCCCCATCGAGTCGAGCTTCTTGGCGACCTCCTGGCCGACGCGGCCGAGGCCGACGACGCCGAGGGTCTTGTCGTCGAGTTCGGTCCCGAGGTAGTCGCTTTTGGCCCACTCGCCGTCTTTCAGCCGGACGTGTGCCTGCGGGATCGAGCGCGCGGCCGCGAACGTCATCGCGACGGTGTGTTCGGCGGCCGCCCGAACGTTGCCTTCCGGCGCGTTCGCGACGATGACGCCCTCGTCGGTCGCGGCGTCGATGTCGATGTTGTCGACGCCGATGCCCGCTCGGCCGACGATCGCCAGTTCTTCGGCGGCTTCGAGGACCGTCTCGGTGACCTCCGTTCCCGAGCGGACGATGAGTCCGTTGGCGTCCGAGACGGCCTCGAGGAGCGCCTCGCCCTCGAGTTCGTATGCCGTTTCGACCTCGTAGCCAGCGTCCCTGAGTACCGCGAGCCCTGCGTCAGCGATAGGATCCGTAACCAGAACCTTCATGCGCGAGTCAATTGCGTCGACAGGGTAAACCCTTCCGTTGTGTCCGAAACTGGCAAAAACTACCTCCTGCATGGATCTCTCGGGCTCGACTCGAGTAGCCGATGTAAGTTATCCGGTCATCTCGACGCTTGATCCGGTCGTTTCGAACATCGATTCAACTGCCTCGAGTCACGCAGCCGACCGGTTCGTTGCCGTGAACGTACGCAGCATGGTTTTTCTTCGCTGGCCGCGTACAGGGCGCGATGATCCGATGACGCCTCGAGAAACCCAACTCCCCGACAGGAAACGCGCCCGCCAGCGCGAACGCGCACTCGGTGCCGAACTCGAACAGGTAACGGCGCGCCTCGATACGACCGAACGACAGCTCAGGTTGCTCCAGAACACGATCCGAGCCGTCGCTCGCGAGGCCGACGTTTCGGTGGACGGTCCGTGCGGGCACTGCGGTCGGAGCCACCTTCTCATCACGGACGGCATGTTACACTGCCCGTCGTGTGGCTACCGTCGAACGCTGTAGCCGCCGATCGGTACAGGACTCGAATGCCGTCGCCGCCGGTCGGCTCGCCTCCGAGCAGTATCACCGTCACCCCAATTCGGCGTCGGCTGGTGCGTTCGCCGCTCGAGGCGAAGACAGCCAAATTCGGCCAGTTCGGCCGATTCGGACGTCCTCGAACGGCCAGCCAGCAGCGGATCGCACCCTCACCGATGGAGGTGACAGGCTGCAAAATGCGTTTCGTCGCCGTGTTCTGCCTCGAATTCGTAGCGCG contains the following coding sequences:
- the serA gene encoding phosphoglycerate dehydrogenase, coding for MKVLVTDPIADAGLAVLRDAGYEVETAYELEGEALLEAVSDANGLIVRSGTEVTETVLEAAEELAIVGRAGIGVDNIDIDAATDEGVIVANAPEGNVRAAAEHTVAMTFAAARSIPQAHVRLKDGEWAKSDYLGTELDDKTLGVVGLGRVGQEVAKKLDSMGMDIVAYDPYISEDRADRIGAELVEFEDCLEKADFVTVHTPLTPETEGLISDEELELLEGGYLINCARGGVVDEDALAAKVEDGTLEGAALDVFAEEPLPEDSPLLFVDDVIVTPHLGASTEAAQENVATQTAEQVVAAIEAEPVANALNAPSIDESAFPRVEPYIDLAETAGKVAAQLLDGRIESVEVAYEGDIADEDIEFVTASALKGVFEPLEWQVNAVNAPQIAEDRGVDVTESKTHQAADFQSLVSVTVTNGDSELSVDGTLFAGNDPRIVRIDGYRVDAIPHGRMVITRNTDEPGVIGLIGSIMGKHGVNIAGMFNARETIGGEALTVYNVDSSVPDAAREELEADERIIDVADIILNGQD